In Salmo trutta chromosome 28, fSalTru1.1, whole genome shotgun sequence, one DNA window encodes the following:
- the LOC115165940 gene encoding tyrosine-protein phosphatase non-receptor type 18 gives MNDVYAVVNKSKQLPPPASSTAPLAALHYYDNEELGVPKCHVGALYSMVKSRCPPAKPPPAVAPIYDTAGLANHRLAEASAVEDQSGYELVAAERYSSTEDDYEYVSNPIKCMTNSCTPGSMEFNCRIKKPKGPRDPPAEWSRVER, from the exons ATGAATGACGTATATGCCGTGGTCAACAAGTCCAAACAGCTCCCGCCACCAGCCTCTTCCACCGCCCCTCTGGCCGCTCTCCATTACTATGACAACGAAGAGCTGGGTGTCCCAAAATGCCACGTCGGTGCTCTTTACAGCATGGTCAAGAGCAGGTGTCCACCAGCCAAACCGCCACCAGCTGTCGCACCCATTTATGACACAGCCGGACTAGCCAATCACAGGCTAGCTGAGGCCTCGGCAGTGGAGGACCAGAGTGGCTATGAGCTGGTCGCAG CTGAGCGTTATTCCTCGACAGAAGATGACTATGAATATGTCTCAAATCCCATCAAATGCATGACCAACAGCTGCACTCCTGGTAGCATGG AGTTCAACTGTCGCATTAAAAAACCCAAAGGGCCTCGGGATCCCCCGGCAGAATGGAGTCGTGTGGAGAGATGA